In the Bacillus shivajii genome, one interval contains:
- a CDS encoding threonine/serine exporter family protein: protein MQLVIELVLTFFAIVAFGVIFSVPKRALLLGGGIGMVTWAVLQTGISFGASSVFATAVASFIAATISHIFARKVKIPVTTLAIPGILPLVPGSRAYFTMLSFVEGDYLQGLEFGVETMLQAGAIAAGLVFALSIFSLGKGIGHRYEPNR from the coding sequence ATGCAACTTGTCATAGAGCTAGTGCTTACTTTCTTTGCAATTGTAGCATTTGGAGTTATTTTTAGTGTTCCTAAGCGAGCGCTGCTCCTTGGTGGAGGGATTGGGATGGTCACTTGGGCAGTTTTACAAACAGGGATTTCCTTTGGAGCCTCCTCGGTGTTTGCAACAGCTGTAGCGTCATTTATTGCAGCAACAATTTCTCATATATTTGCACGAAAGGTGAAAATACCCGTAACAACTTTAGCAATTCCAGGGATTTTACCTCTTGTTCCCGGGAGTCGAGCTTACTTCACAATGTTATCTTTTGTTGAAGGCGATTACTTACAAGGGCTAGAGTTTGGAGTCGAAACAATGCTTCAAGCGGGAGCAATTGCTGCAGGTCTTGTATTTGCATTATCGATTTTCTCGTTAGGGAAAGGAATTGGACATCGTTATGAACCAAATCGTTAA
- the tilS gene encoding tRNA lysidine(34) synthetase TilS: MNQIVKAFILKHQLIQEGDHLFVAVSGGPDSVALIHYLWKHYKSRCELSVGHVEHGLRSEESKADLEFVRTLSEKLNLPFYCLEADVVKVKEEQRLSTQAAARKVRYEWFAEKMNEIQAQKLVFAHHGDDQIETMLMRQVRGSYDGLKGMPVKREFAKRELIRPFLCINKEDIYQYCQRNNLTYRIDSSNEEEEYQRNRYRKNVLPFLQSENPNVHVVFQRQSEWLNDDHRYLNELAKQKLTTIVQKKDVDEIVLSIERFQTVPITLQRRGLHLILNYLSVNIERDISSDHIESLIKFMNSKTPSGSLDLPKGLCVVKSYDDCIFSTKDQNNNEKILPEKLIAVPGMIKLDEGKITAEILDKKNGLSKDRSVFFADYHKLTFPLSVRSRQTGDRMTPVGMKGSKKLKDIFMDFKVPRFKRDDWPVVVDANGEIVWLPMLKRSNLALVSEETKKVFVLRYEVDDIP, encoded by the coding sequence ATGAACCAAATCGTTAAAGCATTTATCTTAAAACACCAACTTATTCAAGAAGGTGATCATTTATTTGTTGCTGTTTCTGGTGGACCAGATAGTGTTGCATTAATCCATTATTTATGGAAGCATTATAAAAGTCGTTGCGAGTTGAGTGTTGGACATGTTGAACATGGTCTTCGAAGTGAAGAGTCAAAAGCTGATTTAGAATTCGTGAGAACACTAAGTGAAAAGCTAAATTTGCCTTTCTATTGTTTAGAGGCAGACGTAGTGAAAGTGAAAGAAGAACAACGGTTATCCACTCAGGCAGCAGCCCGCAAGGTGAGGTACGAATGGTTTGCTGAAAAAATGAATGAAATACAGGCACAAAAACTTGTTTTTGCTCACCATGGCGATGATCAAATTGAAACAATGCTGATGCGTCAAGTAAGAGGTAGTTATGATGGGTTAAAGGGAATGCCGGTAAAACGTGAGTTTGCAAAAAGAGAACTTATTCGTCCATTTTTATGTATTAATAAAGAAGATATCTATCAATATTGCCAACGAAATAACCTTACATATCGTATTGACTCCTCAAATGAAGAAGAGGAGTACCAGCGTAATCGGTATAGAAAAAATGTTTTACCATTTCTGCAATCTGAAAACCCCAATGTTCATGTTGTCTTCCAAAGGCAAAGTGAATGGCTAAACGATGATCATCGGTATTTAAATGAATTAGCTAAACAAAAGTTAACAACCATTGTGCAAAAAAAAGACGTTGATGAAATTGTTTTATCAATCGAGCGCTTTCAAACAGTCCCCATCACTTTACAAAGAAGGGGACTTCATCTAATATTAAACTATCTTTCTGTAAATATTGAACGTGATATTTCAAGTGATCATATTGAAAGCTTAATAAAATTCATGAATAGTAAAACCCCTTCTGGCTCCCTCGACTTACCTAAGGGACTGTGTGTGGTAAAATCTTATGACGATTGTATTTTTTCTACAAAGGATCAGAACAATAATGAGAAAATATTACCAGAAAAGTTGATTGCAGTGCCAGGGATGATCAAACTAGATGAGGGGAAAATAACAGCAGAAATCCTTGATAAAAAGAATGGCTTATCGAAGGACCGCTCCGTTTTTTTTGCTGATTATCATAAACTAACCTTTCCATTATCAGTTCGATCGAGGCAAACAGGGGATCGAATGACTCCTGTAGGTATGAAAGGGTCAAAAAAATTGAAGGATATATTTATGGATTTTAAAGTTCCTCGCTTTAAAAGAGATGATTGGCCAGTTGTTGTTGATGCAAATGGTGAAATTGTGTGGCTACCAATGCTAAAACGGTCAAACCTTGCGTTAGTTAGTGAGGAAACGAAAAAAGTATTCGTTCTTCGATATGAGGTTGATGATATTCCGTGA
- the hpt gene encoding hypoxanthine phosphoribosyltransferase, with translation MRDDIKEVLISEEEIQQKVDELGKQLTEEYEGRFPLVIGVLKGSLPFMGDLIQKIDTHVELDLMDVSSYGHELVSSGEVKIVKDLNTSVEGRDVLIIEDIIDSGLTLSYLVKLFHYRKAKSVKVVTLLDKPEGRKVDLVPDMAGFIVPDEFVVGYGLDYIERYRNLPYIGILKPEIYQS, from the coding sequence ATGAGAGATGATATTAAAGAAGTGTTGATCTCAGAGGAAGAAATTCAACAAAAAGTTGATGAATTAGGGAAGCAATTAACGGAAGAATATGAAGGAAGGTTCCCGCTCGTAATCGGTGTATTAAAAGGGTCACTTCCATTCATGGGAGATTTAATCCAAAAGATCGATACTCACGTTGAACTGGACTTAATGGATGTATCAAGTTATGGGCATGAATTGGTTTCTTCAGGTGAAGTAAAGATTGTCAAAGACCTTAACACGTCTGTTGAAGGTCGTGACGTGCTTATAATTGAAGATATTATCGACAGTGGATTAACGTTAAGTTACCTTGTGAAACTTTTCCACTATCGTAAAGCAAAATCGGTAAAAGTGGTTACACTATTAGATAAACCAGAAGGACGTAAAGTCGACTTAGTTCCAGATATGGCTGGTTTTATAGTTCCAGATGAATTTGTTGTTGGGTATGGACTCGATTATATTGAACGATATCGAAACCTCCCATATATCGGTATTTTAAAGCCGGAGATTTATCAAAGTTAA
- the ftsH gene encoding ATP-dependent zinc metalloprotease FtsH, protein MNRIFRNTIFYLLIFLVIVGVVSIFQSPQEETQEITFDTFQEYLETGQIDSLNIQPKNDVYVVQGQEVGAEEDQFFIVNIPDLPSFLEVVIQATDGGQGINDLVFEQADEPSGWLNFFTMLIPFVIIFILFFFLLSQAQGGGSRVMNFGKSKAKLVSEDKKKARFKDVAGADEEKQELVEVVDFLKDPRKFSDIGARIPKGVLLVGPPGTGKTLLARAVAGEAGVPFFSISGSDFVEMFVGVGASRVRDLFENAKKNSPCIIFIDEIDAVGRRRGAGLGGGHDEGEQTLNQLLVEMDGFGVNEGIILIAATNRADILDPALLRPGRFDRQIMVGRPDVNGREQVLHVHAKNKPLADDVDLKTIAQRTPGFSGADLENLLNEAALVSARANKQKIDMEAVEEAIDRTIAGPSKKSRVISEKEKNIVAHHEAGHTVVGVKLESADMVHKVTIVPRGQAGGYAMMLPKEDRYFMTKPELIDKIIGLLGGRVAEEIIFGEVSTGAHNDFQRATGIARKMVMEYGMSDKLGPIQFGSSQGEVFLGRDINNEQNYSDAIAHEIDLEVQRILKESYERCKQILEENVESLKLVADTLMEHETLDAQQIKSLIEDGKLPDEHHMTKKLNGGPGDDSDVKVNIQRKETDADVQSSESGESDSDERLEDGNTENNDNKKDE, encoded by the coding sequence ATGAATCGAATATTTCGAAATACGATATTTTACTTATTGATTTTCTTAGTCATTGTTGGGGTAGTTAGTATTTTCCAAAGCCCACAAGAAGAGACTCAGGAAATTACTTTCGATACATTTCAAGAATACCTAGAAACAGGACAAATTGATTCATTAAATATTCAACCAAAAAATGATGTCTATGTTGTGCAAGGACAAGAGGTCGGTGCTGAGGAAGACCAGTTCTTTATTGTAAACATCCCAGACCTTCCATCCTTCTTAGAAGTGGTCATCCAGGCAACAGATGGTGGACAAGGAATTAATGACCTTGTTTTTGAACAAGCTGATGAGCCTAGTGGTTGGTTAAACTTCTTTACTATGTTGATTCCGTTTGTGATTATTTTCATCCTCTTCTTCTTCTTACTGAGCCAAGCTCAAGGTGGCGGAAGCCGAGTGATGAACTTTGGTAAGAGTAAAGCGAAACTCGTTAGTGAGGATAAGAAGAAAGCACGCTTTAAAGATGTAGCAGGTGCTGATGAAGAGAAACAAGAACTAGTTGAGGTTGTTGATTTCTTAAAAGATCCTCGTAAATTCTCAGATATTGGTGCACGTATTCCTAAAGGTGTGCTTTTAGTAGGACCTCCAGGTACTGGTAAGACACTTCTTGCTCGTGCCGTTGCAGGTGAAGCAGGCGTACCATTCTTCTCAATCAGTGGTTCAGACTTCGTTGAGATGTTTGTTGGTGTCGGTGCTTCTCGTGTACGTGATCTCTTTGAAAATGCAAAGAAAAATTCACCATGTATTATCTTTATTGATGAGATTGATGCAGTGGGTCGTCGCCGTGGTGCCGGTCTTGGTGGAGGACATGACGAAGGTGAACAAACATTAAACCAATTATTAGTTGAAATGGACGGTTTTGGTGTCAATGAAGGAATTATCTTAATTGCAGCGACAAACCGTGCGGATATTCTAGACCCTGCATTATTACGTCCGGGACGTTTTGACCGTCAAATTATGGTTGGTCGTCCAGATGTAAATGGTCGTGAACAAGTGCTACACGTTCATGCGAAAAATAAACCATTAGCAGATGATGTTGATCTTAAAACGATTGCACAGCGTACACCAGGTTTCTCTGGTGCAGACTTAGAGAACCTCTTAAACGAGGCGGCATTAGTCTCAGCTCGTGCCAATAAACAGAAGATCGATATGGAAGCAGTTGAAGAAGCGATTGATCGTACAATTGCTGGTCCGTCTAAGAAGAGCCGTGTCATCTCTGAAAAAGAGAAGAATATCGTTGCCCACCATGAAGCGGGACATACTGTCGTCGGCGTAAAGCTTGAAAGTGCAGACATGGTTCATAAAGTTACCATTGTTCCAAGGGGGCAAGCTGGCGGATATGCAATGATGCTTCCGAAAGAGGACCGTTACTTCATGACAAAACCTGAACTGATCGATAAGATTATCGGCTTGTTAGGTGGACGTGTCGCTGAGGAAATTATCTTTGGTGAAGTGAGTACGGGTGCTCATAATGACTTTCAACGTGCAACAGGTATTGCTCGTAAGATGGTCATGGAATATGGTATGAGTGATAAACTTGGACCAATCCAATTTGGTAGCTCTCAAGGTGAAGTATTCCTTGGAAGAGATATCAACAATGAGCAAAACTACAGTGATGCTATTGCACATGAAATTGATTTAGAAGTTCAACGTATCTTAAAAGAATCTTATGAGCGTTGTAAGCAAATTCTAGAGGAGAACGTTGAAAGCTTAAAACTTGTTGCTGATACATTAATGGAACACGAAACTCTTGATGCACAGCAAATTAAGTCGTTAATTGAGGATGGGAAATTGCCTGATGAACACCATATGACGAAAAAGCTAAATGGTGGCCCTGGCGACGATAGTGATGTGAAAGTGAACATTCAACGTAAAGAGACTGACGCTGATGTTCAATCATCTGAGTCGGGTGAATCTGATAGTGACGAACGTCTAGAAGACGGTAACACTGAAAATAACGACAATAAAAAGGACGAATGA
- a CDS encoding type III pantothenate kinase, producing the protein MVLVMDVGNTNIALGVYEKEELKYHWRIGTDATKSEDEYTMLLKNLFEHEGLRFSDIDGVMISSVVPPIMYTLESMCKKYFRISPKVIGPGIKTGLNIKYDNPKEVGADRIVNAVAAIQLYGPPLIIVDFGTATTYCYIDDKGQYIGGAIAPGIRISSEALYNRASKLPRIEIAQGKDIIGKNTVDAMQAGLLYGYVGQVEGIVERMKQKAYKSPTVIATGGLAKLISSETEMIDIVDPLLTVKGLKVIYDKNNRK; encoded by the coding sequence ATGGTTTTAGTCATGGATGTTGGGAATACAAATATTGCTTTAGGGGTATATGAAAAAGAAGAGTTAAAATACCATTGGCGAATTGGAACAGATGCAACGAAATCTGAAGATGAATATACGATGCTGTTAAAAAATTTATTTGAACATGAAGGTCTTCGCTTTAGTGATATTGATGGCGTAATGATCTCCTCTGTTGTTCCACCGATTATGTATACGTTAGAATCAATGTGTAAGAAATACTTCCGCATTTCACCAAAGGTTATTGGTCCAGGGATCAAGACAGGTTTGAATATAAAATATGATAACCCTAAAGAAGTTGGTGCAGACCGAATTGTTAATGCAGTTGCAGCGATCCAATTATATGGTCCACCGCTTATTATTGTTGATTTTGGGACTGCTACGACGTATTGTTACATAGATGATAAAGGACAATATATAGGAGGAGCAATTGCACCAGGAATCCGGATATCATCTGAAGCATTGTATAATCGTGCTTCTAAATTACCGCGTATTGAAATTGCCCAAGGGAAAGATATTATTGGGAAAAATACAGTCGATGCGATGCAGGCCGGTCTTTTATATGGTTATGTAGGACAAGTTGAAGGAATCGTCGAACGGATGAAGCAAAAAGCATACAAATCTCCTACTGTTATTGCTACTGGTGGATTGGCAAAATTGATATCTTCTGAAACTGAAATGATTGACATTGTAGATCCCTTATTAACTGTAAAAGGTTTAAAGGTCATTTACGATAAAAATAATCGTAAATGA
- the hslO gene encoding Hsp33 family molecular chaperone HslO, producing the protein MSDYLVKALAFDGTVRAYAIKSTEMVQEAARRHDTWRTVTSALGRALSAGTMMGAMLKGEEKLTIKIEGNGPAGPIIIDANANGEARGYVKNPHVDPERKDNGKLNVSAAVGNEGALSVVKDLGMKDHFTGSVPLVSGELAEDFTYYFASSEQTPSSVALGVIIDKDEVVTSAGGFIIQMMPGVTDETINEVEKRLNGLPPISQLILDGLTPEDVLSKLLGEENIRILDKMGVAFQCQCSKERIGNAIIGIDESEIKLMIEEDEGAETHCHFCNETYTFTKVELEGLLEEKRKQE; encoded by the coding sequence TTGAGTGATTACTTAGTAAAAGCATTAGCATTTGATGGAACAGTTAGGGCGTATGCCATTAAATCAACGGAAATGGTACAAGAGGCTGCAAGAAGGCATGATACATGGCGGACTGTAACTTCGGCATTAGGTAGAGCTCTCTCTGCTGGTACGATGATGGGAGCGATGCTTAAAGGTGAAGAAAAGTTAACAATTAAAATTGAGGGGAACGGTCCTGCAGGTCCAATCATCATTGATGCAAATGCAAACGGTGAAGCAAGAGGTTATGTGAAAAACCCTCATGTAGATCCAGAACGCAAAGATAATGGGAAACTAAATGTATCTGCTGCTGTAGGAAATGAAGGGGCATTATCAGTTGTCAAAGACCTCGGAATGAAAGACCACTTTACAGGAAGTGTACCGCTTGTATCAGGGGAATTAGCTGAAGATTTCACTTACTATTTTGCCTCCTCAGAGCAAACGCCATCATCTGTCGCACTAGGTGTTATTATTGATAAAGATGAAGTCGTTACATCAGCTGGTGGATTTATTATTCAAATGATGCCAGGCGTTACAGATGAGACAATAAACGAAGTTGAAAAAAGGCTAAATGGGTTACCACCGATTTCGCAACTCATTCTAGATGGTCTCACACCAGAAGATGTTTTAAGTAAGTTACTAGGGGAAGAAAATATTCGTATATTAGATAAGATGGGTGTAGCATTTCAATGTCAATGTTCAAAAGAGCGCATTGGAAATGCAATCATCGGTATAGACGAGAGTGAAATTAAACTAATGATTGAAGAAGATGAAGGGGCAGAGACACACTGTCATTTCTGTAACGAAACATATACGTTTACAAAGGTAGAACTAGAAGGACTTCTTGAGGAAAAGCGAAAACAAGAATAG
- a CDS encoding anthranilate synthase component I family protein yields MNTRKVIGRQKPLQQITTDWFQTYTSLTKDKSHHVLLESGRGGRYSIIGLEPWATLKGKGEKLIIEMDGSEEIIEGPLLPSLNKWLNQYEVEKDEGLPDFQSGIVGQFSYDLIRQIEEIPEQSSDDLQTEDLFFLAFDEVVVIDHKEDVIWFIAIIDAENNENDAILEEMEQQWQGVPSNEHWYKHKSYNKKNIEEITRSFSEERFSDAVERTKEYIAAGDVFQVNLSVRETRPVTTHPLHIYGCLRNLNPSPYMGYFHTPDLQYVSASPELLVKVKGEEVSTRPIAGTRSRGKDDEEDRELADTLINNEKERAEHVMLVDLERNDLGRVCEYGTVEVDELMVIEKYSHVMHIVSNVRGVKAKQHNTLDVVAATFPGGTITGAPKIRTMEIIEELEPVRRGAYTGSLGWIGYNGDMELNITIRTMVVKDNLVHVQAGAGIVIDSNPRAEYKESLKKARALWKAKELSEEEIGSKMSMSREGEV; encoded by the coding sequence ATGAATACTAGAAAAGTTATTGGCCGACAAAAGCCGTTGCAACAAATAACAACCGATTGGTTTCAAACATATACATCGTTAACAAAGGACAAGTCTCACCACGTATTACTTGAAAGTGGTCGTGGTGGTCGTTACTCAATTATTGGTTTAGAACCTTGGGCAACACTAAAAGGAAAAGGTGAGAAGCTGATTATTGAAATGGATGGCAGTGAAGAAATAATTGAAGGCCCACTTTTACCATCTTTGAATAAATGGTTGAATCAGTATGAAGTAGAAAAAGATGAGGGTCTGCCTGATTTTCAAAGTGGAATTGTTGGGCAGTTTAGTTATGACTTAATTAGGCAAATTGAGGAGATTCCTGAACAGTCAAGTGATGATTTACAAACAGAGGACTTGTTTTTTCTAGCATTCGATGAAGTTGTCGTTATTGATCATAAAGAAGATGTAATCTGGTTTATTGCAATTATTGATGCTGAGAATAATGAGAACGATGCTATTCTTGAGGAAATGGAACAACAGTGGCAGGGAGTTCCGTCTAATGAACATTGGTATAAGCATAAGAGTTATAATAAGAAGAACATTGAGGAAATTACTCGCTCTTTTTCAGAAGAACGCTTTTCTGATGCTGTTGAAAGAACAAAGGAATACATTGCAGCAGGGGACGTTTTCCAAGTCAATTTATCAGTTAGGGAAACGAGACCTGTAACGACACACCCACTGCATATCTATGGTTGTTTAAGAAACCTTAACCCATCACCATATATGGGGTATTTCCATACTCCAGATTTGCAGTATGTCAGTGCATCGCCAGAGCTTTTAGTGAAAGTGAAAGGTGAAGAAGTTAGTACTAGACCTATTGCTGGTACCCGTTCTCGCGGGAAAGATGATGAAGAAGACCGAGAGCTTGCAGATACACTTATTAATAATGAGAAAGAGCGTGCTGAGCATGTCATGCTTGTCGACCTTGAGCGAAACGACCTTGGCCGAGTCTGTGAATATGGTACGGTTGAAGTCGATGAACTGATGGTTATTGAGAAGTATTCACATGTCATGCATATTGTTTCGAATGTTCGTGGGGTTAAAGCAAAACAACATAATACGTTAGATGTTGTAGCGGCAACGTTTCCTGGAGGGACGATTACCGGCGCTCCAAAGATCCGCACGATGGAAATAATTGAAGAGTTAGAGCCCGTTCGCCGAGGGGCGTATACTGGCTCTTTAGGGTGGATTGGTTATAATGGTGATATGGAATTAAATATAACGATTCGTACGATGGTTGTAAAAGATAACCTTGTTCACGTCCAAGCTGGAGCAGGGATTGTCATTGATTCTAATCCGCGTGCCGAGTATAAAGAGTCATTGAAAAAAGCGAGGGCATTATGGAAGGCGAAAGAGCTGAGTGAAGAAGAGATTGGGTCTAAAATGAGCATGAGCAGAGAGGGAGAAGTGTAA
- the pabA gene encoding aminodeoxychorismate/anthranilate synthase component II translates to MILMIDNYDSFTYNLVQYLGEMGQELIVKRNDEITIEEIEEMHPDYLMISPGPCTPNEAGISLEAIRYFAGKIPVFGVCLGHQSIAQVFGGKVIRAERLMHGKTSEMKHTDQTIFKGIANPFTATRYHSLIVERETLPNCFEITSETGAGEIMAIRHRELPVEGVQFHPESIMTGQGKQLLRNFLEQYKEFNKTCTSI, encoded by the coding sequence ATGATTTTAATGATTGATAACTATGATTCATTCACGTATAACCTTGTGCAATATCTAGGAGAGATGGGACAAGAACTCATTGTCAAAAGAAACGATGAAATTACGATTGAAGAGATCGAGGAGATGCACCCAGACTATTTAATGATTTCACCAGGTCCGTGTACACCAAATGAAGCGGGGATTAGTCTAGAAGCGATACGTTATTTTGCAGGAAAAATCCCAGTATTCGGTGTTTGTTTAGGTCACCAATCCATTGCACAAGTTTTTGGAGGGAAAGTAATTCGAGCTGAGCGTCTGATGCATGGAAAAACATCGGAAATGAAACATACGGATCAAACGATTTTTAAAGGTATTGCGAATCCTTTTACCGCAACAAGATACCACTCATTAATTGTAGAACGTGAAACGTTGCCAAACTGTTTTGAAATCACCTCTGAAACTGGTGCTGGAGAAATCATGGCTATTCGCCACCGTGAATTACCGGTTGAAGGTGTGCAGTTTCACCCAGAATCGATTATGACAGGTCAAGGTAAGCAACTGTTACGCAATTTTTTAGAGCAATATAAGGAGTTTAACAAGACATGTACCTCTATATGA
- the pabC gene encoding aminodeoxychorismate lyase, translating into MYLYMNGDFVKANEAKVSPFDHGFLYGVGLFETFRTYEGHPFLLDDHFRRLHESASEISIKLKPYDRNEVVEIVHELLGRNDLKDGYFRWNVSGGESPVGLKTDPYDHPNTIVFVKPLPPSFSVKKKGKILEQRRNTPETSRRLKSHHFLNNIVGKREAGADPKVEGIFLTEEGYISEGVVSNIFWVKGKTLFTPDLTCGGLNGITRMFIMSLAAKLGFKVCEGRYSLSDILNADEAFVTNSIQEIISLSSIDGHPLPSKMGDVFQMFQCEYRKYTTTLWSREEITKGS; encoded by the coding sequence ATGTACCTCTATATGAATGGAGATTTTGTGAAGGCAAATGAAGCGAAAGTCTCTCCTTTTGACCATGGCTTTTTATATGGGGTTGGTTTGTTTGAAACGTTTCGTACTTATGAGGGTCATCCTTTTTTATTGGATGACCATTTTCGTCGTTTACATGAAAGCGCATCCGAGATAAGTATTAAGCTCAAACCTTATGATCGCAACGAAGTAGTAGAAATTGTTCATGAATTGTTAGGACGAAATGACTTAAAGGATGGTTATTTTCGCTGGAATGTCTCTGGAGGAGAGAGTCCGGTTGGATTAAAGACCGATCCATATGACCATCCTAATACAATTGTTTTCGTAAAACCTTTACCACCATCGTTTTCGGTTAAGAAAAAGGGGAAGATATTAGAACAAAGACGCAACACTCCAGAAACAAGTAGACGGTTAAAATCACACCACTTTTTAAATAACATTGTTGGAAAACGTGAAGCAGGTGCGGATCCGAAAGTGGAAGGGATCTTTTTAACAGAAGAAGGTTATATATCTGAAGGTGTGGTCTCCAATATATTTTGGGTAAAGGGGAAAACTCTCTTCACACCTGATTTAACGTGTGGTGGGTTAAATGGTATTACGCGTATGTTTATTATGTCATTAGCTGCAAAATTAGGCTTTAAAGTTTGTGAAGGGAGATATTCATTATCTGACATTCTAAATGCAGACGAAGCCTTTGTGACTAACTCTATTCAAGAAATTATCTCCCTATCTTCGATTGATGGCCATCCACTTCCAAGTAAAATGGGAGATGTCTTTCAAATGTTTCAATGTGAATACAGAAAGTATACGACTACATTATGGAGCAGAGAAGAAATAACGAAAGGGTCGTGA
- the folP gene encoding dihydropteroate synthase, translated as MLKANKHHEKITWDGFELDFSKKTYVMGILNVTPDSFSDGGRYHHSNKAVNHAISMVEDGVDIIDLGGESTRPGAKKVGEEEELARIIEPLTAVREKVNIPISIDTYKANVARHALEAGANIINDVWGTKADPEMADVAASFDVPIILMHNREEPNYNHLMDDLIRDIHECIENCLKAGVKDEKIILDPGIGFGKTYEHNVLVMRHLEEFTKLGYPVLLGTSRKSLIAKTLNLPVDERMEGTGATVCYGIDKGSDIVRVHDVKEMARMVKMMDVMIGKDRTV; from the coding sequence ATGTTAAAAGCCAATAAACATCATGAAAAAATAACATGGGATGGGTTTGAACTAGATTTTTCTAAAAAGACGTATGTTATGGGAATATTAAATGTTACCCCAGACTCATTTTCTGATGGAGGACGTTACCATCATTCAAATAAAGCAGTCAATCATGCGATTTCTATGGTGGAAGATGGAGTAGATATTATAGATTTAGGTGGGGAATCAACGAGACCAGGGGCAAAAAAGGTTGGAGAAGAAGAAGAACTTGCAAGAATCATTGAGCCACTAACGGCTGTCAGAGAAAAAGTCAATATCCCAATCTCCATTGACACTTATAAAGCGAATGTTGCCCGCCATGCGCTAGAAGCTGGGGCAAATATCATTAATGATGTTTGGGGAACGAAGGCCGATCCAGAGATGGCTGATGTCGCAGCAAGCTTTGATGTGCCAATCATTTTAATGCATAACCGAGAAGAGCCAAATTACAATCATTTAATGGACGATCTAATACGTGATATTCATGAATGTATTGAAAACTGTTTAAAGGCAGGGGTGAAAGATGAAAAGATCATTCTTGATCCAGGTATCGGCTTTGGGAAAACGTATGAACATAATGTACTGGTGATGAGACACCTTGAGGAGTTTACGAAACTAGGTTATCCAGTTCTTCTAGGAACTTCACGAAAGTCGTTAATTGCAAAAACATTAAACCTTCCAGTTGATGAAAGGATGGAAGGGACTGGAGCTACCGTTTGTTATGGTATCGATAAAGGTTCAGACATTGTACGTGTGCACGATGTAAAAGAAATGGCAAGAATGGTGAAAATGATGGACGTAATGATTGGAAAAGATCGAACGGTTTAA
- the folB gene encoding dihydroneopterin aldolase: MDKIYVNGMAFYAYHGVFPEENKLGQRFFADVILEMDTKGAGETDRLDKTVNYAEVYNKVKEVMEGEPVNLVETLTERIANSLLDTFEKVDAVTIKVIKPDPPIPGHYDSVAVEIRRERS, from the coding sequence GTGGATAAAATTTATGTGAACGGAATGGCATTTTACGCGTATCACGGTGTATTTCCTGAAGAGAATAAACTAGGGCAACGCTTTTTTGCTGATGTTATCCTCGAGATGGATACAAAAGGTGCTGGGGAAACTGATCGTTTAGATAAGACTGTCAACTACGCTGAAGTGTATAACAAAGTGAAGGAAGTAATGGAAGGTGAACCTGTCAACCTTGTTGAAACTCTGACAGAGAGGATTGCAAACAGCTTATTAGATACTTTTGAAAAGGTTGACGCTGTGACGATAAAGGTAATAAAACCAGACCCACCGATTCCGGGCCATTATGATTCAGTTGCAGTAGAAATTAGAAGGGAAAGATCATAA